In one window of Tubulanus polymorphus chromosome 3, tnTubPoly1.2, whole genome shotgun sequence DNA:
- the LOC141902682 gene encoding uncharacterized protein LOC141902682, with amino-acid sequence MQAHGPGRSVRQSSMAQLHRFVKLHDRFDTQIFTFVVPGTIVKEYSPDVYSRDFMYGYQKWVICFVRSDLHVGTFLSLRNVTDGMACTIDYAFTILNKEHFTKNEGYLEKDCNFTAKEHTRGRKNLIGVNDLVDRHFLLDEDKIIIELEMRNIRTSFEQILQLPRDIRDQQNVANNFQKFETSYFAFGGFDWGLSIFPNGDCSRNEGRPMVHLNRQTSFDHCCKVRYQVILGHGDKELESDVLEDYFDVSGSGVGSQIGANVYSLTTNKGKLKCRVELLSVSAVSEVQICPLDRRRNRSRLYDRDKQAWQLEALLDGAYLHLQLNYADIYNIPRHYARYVCWSCSIIPISKPDTTKRRPIKALGTPFYNYYTQKDADEGFGMLTNIPVKEVNGPDGVYLEPGSQKLTIQVEWLDSHLLLYDGYHPFDDISRLHKHQMRREIMALQAENYALEKQVYSYQQSIAKKDSKSRYPEDHLALKD; translated from the exons ATGCAAGCACATGGACCGGGGCGAAGCGTTCGCCAGTCGAGCATGGCTCAGCTTCACCGTTTCGTGAAGCTCCACGATCGTTTCGATACTCAGATATTTACGTTTGTCGTACCGGGAACAATTGTCAAGGAATACTCTCCGGACGTATATTCGCGGGACTTCATGTACGGATATCAAAAATGGGTAATTTGTTTCGTTCGATCGGACCTTCACGTCGGTACATTTCTATCGTTGCGAAATGTAACCGATGGCATGGCGTGCACCATCGACTATGCATTTACCATTCTCAATAAAGAACATTTCACAAAGAACGAAggttatttggaaaaagatTGTAATTTCACCGCAAAAGAACATACCCGAGGTCGCAAAAATCTTATCGGTGTAAATGATTTGGTCGATCGACATTTTCTTCTCGATGAAGATAAGATAATTATCGAACTGGAAATGCGTAACATACGAACTTCATTCGAACAGATTCTACAACTTCCCCGTGATATAAGAGATCAACAAAACGTCGCTaacaattttcagaaattcgaAACGTCGTATTTCGCTTTCGGCGGCTTCGACTGGGGTCTGTCGATATTTCCTAACGGTGACTGCTCAAGAAACGAGGGCCGTCCGATGGTACATTTGAACCGGCAGACTAGCTTCGATCACTGCTGTAAAGTGCGTTACCAGGTCATTCTCGGACACGGCGACAAAGAACTCGAATCTGATGTTTTAGAGGACTATTTCGACGTCAGTGGAAGTGGCGTCGGGTCGCAGATCGGCGCCAACGTTTACTCTTTAACTACCAACAAGGGTAAACTAAAATGTCGCGTAGAACTTCTATCCGTGTCTGCTGTCAGCGAAGTACAAATATGTCCATTGGACAGACGGAGAAACCGGTCTCGTCTATATGACCGGGATAAACAGGCTTGGCAATTAGAAGCTTTGTTGGATGGTGCATATCTTCACTTACAGTTAAACTATGcagatatttacaatattcctCGTCATTATGCTCGATATGTTTGCTGGAGCTGTAGCATTATTCCTATCTCCAAACCGGACACGACAAAACGACGTCCAATCAAAGCCCTGGGCACGCCATTCTACAATTACTACACACAAAAAGATGCAGATGAAGGCTTTGGTATGCTGACCAATATACCCGTCAAAGAG GTGAATGGCCCAGATGGTGTTTATTTAGAACCAGGATCTCAAAAACTGACAATCCAAGTAGAATGGTTGGATTCACATCTTCTTCTTTACGACGGCTACCATCCGTTTGACGACATTAGTAGACTTCATAAACACCAGATGAG ACGTGAGATAATGGCCTTGCAAGCAGAAAACTATGCACTAGAGAAACAAGTATATAGTTATCAGCAATCAATCGCGAAGAAAGACTCTAAATCCCGTTATCCCGAGGACCATTTAGCGCTGAAAGATTGA
- the LOC141901225 gene encoding MFS-type transporter SLC18B1-like, whose translation MTSDIPRKESLPLVTNANNSDTNRDYGSKIENLDVDKNSENTTENTAGEKDGNTGSKINTRNKYILLGVMNTMNLLEWMSFFALVPFYPNEAIKRGLSHGTIGWIIAVFPISQLFSSYFAGVYMTRVGVKLMFCGGAFINSISVVAFGISHRHAIYVYVDRRSNRVCFADVKKSPYPPLEFFKLMTCCPVVLTTMVVVAHGLFFGFVEPTVAVYLKRYYHLSPTMIGLIYLVSILIYIIVSIPVGLLIDKVDLGKPFMVIGLCLTGLSTMQIGETPLFGITPGHQIWLPILGFSLVGASLIFGTVPVPGIIKAEKLKYADDINLNGLIASLFLIADSAGYIIGPLLGGYMTDAIGFPWSCTIVGLSLICFGLLSTIIITTCGGWKIPNNKETVDAPVPSDQKAQNNDAVASSDLQTT comes from the exons ATGACTTCAGATATTCCCAGGAAAGAATCATTACCTTTAGTCACTAACGCTAATAATTCCGATACGAATCGAGATTACGgaagtaaaattgaaaatcttgATGTTGACAAAAATTCAGAGAACACCACAGAAAATACAGCAGGAGAAAAAGATGGAAATACGGGCAGTAAGATAAACACCAGAAACAAGTACATTTTATTAGGAGTAATGAATACGATGAATCTTTTGGAATGGATGTCCTTCTTTGCCCTGGTGCCATTTTATCCGAATGAG GCCATCAAGAGAGGTTTATCGCATGGTACGATTGGCTGGATTATTGCCGTATTTCCAATTTCACAACTATTTTCGTCCTATTTTGCCGGCGTTTAT ATGACTCGTGTAGGGGTTAAGTTGATGTTTTGTGGTGGAGCATTTATCAATTCTATATCCGTTGTAGCATTCGG TATCTCTCATCGTCATGCCATCTATGTGTACGTTGATCGTCGATCTAATCGTGTTTGTTTCG CCGATGTAAAAAAATCACCATATCCACCATTAGAATTTTTTAAACTCATGACGTGTTGTCCTGTCGTTCTTACGACGATGGTGGTCGTGGCCCACGGCCTATTTTTCGGATTTGTAGAACCAACAGTAGCTGTGTACCTGAAGCGG TACTATCACCTTTCACCAACTATGATTGGACTTATTTACCTGGTATCAATTTTAATATACATCATCGTTAGTATTCCTGTTGGTTTACTTATAGATAAAGTG gaTTTGGGAAAGCCGTTTATGGTAATTGGTTTGTGTCTGACAGGATTATCAACGATGCAAATCGGTGAAACACCACTGTTCGGGATAACACCGGG ACATCAGATATGGTTGCCTATATTAGGTTTTTCTTTAGTTGGTGCTAGTTTAATATTTGGTACAGTTCCAGTGCCTGGCATCATTAAGGC GGAAAAACTTAAATATGCCGATGATATAAATCTCAACGGTTTAATAGCGTCGTTGTTCCTTATCGCTGACTCTGCTGG TTATATAATTGGCCCACTTCTAGGAGGTTATATGACTGATGCCATTGGTTTCCCCTGGTCATGCACTATCGTAGGACTGTCTCTGATATGTTTC GGTCTTTTGTCAACTATCATAATTACGACTTGTGGCGGTTGGAAAATCCCAAACAACAAAGAAACGGTTGATGCGCCAGTACCGTCTGATCAAAAGGCCCAAAATAATGACGCGGTGGCGTCCAGTGACCTTCAAACAACTTGA
- the LOC141901970 gene encoding uncharacterized protein LOC141901970, which produces MDQNGSTNWKCSNGDHHQYDEDCQADAVMIKHTFEPDDALISVVSNSSSRCHSMPQKTTKELKLIPFKRADTASEFNTQIDTIFIFDECFFGAQIKTQKRGFEFFHTFEAVSKNSVAEGLDIKDGDYLLMINEKNVCDIDNKGVVEKFNQLQTDTDIKLVTWQESEVSQPPFTTIKFQLHRNSGIIAPCEDITVKHVTQLQSQSVPIVSKIYLSNTTHEMRQQTLYIVPRRGAVYREERKAGDKSFELYHTAIYAIAKNNFSLIERHQFSTRNPDSGKAQFLCYPDDGKPNLRFAKKGKDDPTTFFEKKMDSDVIGGEFYLRCAEGSDDGEIFVSAHNPEDVQSLCNLNVKRSEGILIFEILKITNDGNAR; this is translated from the exons ATGGATCAGAACGGATCTACAAACTGGAAGTGTAGCAATGGAGATCATCATCAGTACGATGAGGATTGTCAGGCAGATGCCGTTATGATCAAACATAcgtttgaacctgatgacgcCCTCATTTCCGTTGTCTCTAACTCATCAAGCAGATGTCATTCCATGCCGCAGAAGACGACAAAAGAGCTGAAATTAATCCCGTTCAAACGTGCA gacaCAGCATCGGAGTTTAATACGCAAATCGATACTATCTTTATATTCGATGAATGCTTTTTTGGTGCCCAGATCAAAACACAAAAAAGGGGATTTGAGTTTTTCCATACATTTGAAGCGGTTTCCAAAAATTCCGTAGCAGAAGGTCTCGATATAAA AGACGGCGACTATCTACTGAtgataaatgagaaaaatgtttgTGACATTGATAACAAAGGGGTCGTGGAAAAATTCAATCAGTTGCAGACGGATACAGACATTAAACTG GTGACATGGCAAGAATCGGAAGTTTCGCAACCACCTTTCACTACCATCAAGTTCCAATTGCATCGAAATTCGG gtATTATAGCGCCCTGTGAAGATATAACAGTGAAACACGTTACGCAATTGCAATCTCAATCTGTACCCATTGTCAGCAAGATTTACCTGTCCAATACTACACATGAGATGCGACAACAGACGCTATATATAGTACCACGTCGTGGGGCAGTGTATCGAGAGGAACGTAAAGCCGGTGACAAATCTT TTGAACTGTATCATACGGCAATCTATGCGATtgcaaaaaacaatttctcATTGATTGAGCGGCATCAGTTCTCAACGAGAAATCCAGACAGCGGCAAAGCACAATTCCTTTGCTACCCAGACGATGGAAAGCCCAACTTAAGGTTTGCG AAGAAAGGAAAAGATGATCCAACCACCTTCTTCGAAAAGAAAATGGACTCTGATGTAATAGGCGGAGAATTCTACTTGCGATGCGCTGAAG GTTCGGACGATGGCGAAATATTTGTAAGTGCCCACAATCCGGAAGACGTGCAATCACTTTGCAATCTAAATGTTAAACGCAGCGAGGGTATTCTGattttcgaaattttgaaaatcactAACGATGGTAACGCTCGTTGA